The Podarcis muralis chromosome 10, rPodMur119.hap1.1, whole genome shotgun sequence genome includes a region encoding these proteins:
- the FBXL14 gene encoding F-box/LRR-repeat protein 14, translating to METHISCLFPELLAMIFGYLEVRDKGRVAQVCTAWRDAAYHRSVWRGVEAKLHLRRANPSLFPSLAARGIRRVQILSLRRSLSYVIQGMAEIESLNLSGCYNLTDNGLGHAFVAEISSLRALNLSLCKQITDSSLGRIAQYLKGLEVLELGGCSNITNTGLLLIAWGLQRLKSLNLRSCRHLSDVGIGHLAGMTRSAAEGCLGLEQLTLQDCQKLSDLSLKHLARGLTRLRQLNLSFCGGISDAGLLHLSHMSSLRTLNLRSCDNISDTGIMHLAMGSLRLSGLDVSFCDKVGDQSLAYIAQGLDGLRSLSLCSCHISDEGINRMVRQMHGLRTLNIGQCVRITDKGLELIAEHLSQLTGIDLYGCTRITKRGLERITQLPCLKVLNLGLWQMTESEKVR from the coding sequence ATGGAGACGCACATCTCGTGCCTGTTCCCGGAGCTgctggccatgatcttcgggtaCCTGGAGGTGCGGGACAAGGGCCGGGTGGCGCAGGTGTGCACGGCCTGGAGGGACGCCGCCTACCACCGCTCGGTGTGGCGGGGCGTAGAGGCCAAGCTGCACCTGCGCCGTGCCAACCCATCGCTCTTCCCCAGCCTGGCGGCCAGGGGGATCCGGAGGGTGCAGATCCTATCACTGCGGCGCAGCCTCAGCTACGTGATTCAGGGCATGGCGGAGATTGAGAGCCTCAACCTGAGCGGCTGCTACAACCTCACCGACAACGGGCTGGGCCACGCCTTCGTGGCAGAAATCAGCTCGCTGAGGGCCCTGAACCTAAGCCTGTGCAAGCAGATCACCGACAGCAGCCTGGGCCGCATTGCCCAGTACCTAAAGGGTCTTGAGGTGCTGGAGCTGGGCGGCTGCAGCAACATCACCAACACCGGCCTCCTGCTTATCGCCTGGGGCCTGCAGCGCCTCAAGAGCCTCAACCTGCGTTCCTGCCGCCACCTTTCTGATGTGGGCATTGGGCACCTGGCAGGCATGACCCGGAGTGCGGCAGAGGGCTGCCTGGGCCTGGAGCAGCTCACGTTGCAGGACTGCCAGAAGCTCAGCGACCTCTCGCTCAAGCATCTGGCGCGGGGTCTCACTCGGCTGCGCCAGCTCAACCTCAGCTTTTGTGGGGGGATCTCAGACGCAGGGCTACTGCACCTGTCGCACATGAGCAGCCTGCGCACCCTGAACCTGCGTTCCTGTGACAATATCAGTGACACGGGCATCATGCATCTGGCAATGGGCAGCTTGCGTCTTTCAGGCTTGGACGTCTCCTTCTGTGACAAAGTGGGAGACCAAAGCCTGGCCTATATTGCACAGGGTTTGGATGGGTTGCGCTCACTCTCCCTTTGCTCTTGCCACATCAGCGACGAGGGCATCAACCGTATGGTGCGCCAGATGCACGGATTGCGCACTCTCAACATTGGCCAGTGCGTCCGCATCACCGACAAGGGCCTGGAGCTCATCGCAGAGCACCTCAGTCAGCTCACAGGCATTGACCTCTATGGTTGCACCCGCATAACTAAAAGGGGCCTGGAGCGTATCACTCAACTGCCCTGCCTCAAGGTGCTCAACCTGGGACTTTGGCAAATGACTGAGAGTGAGAAAGTCAGGTGA